The genomic DNA TCTTGATTGTGATTTACTTTTTTATCAATTCTATCATTAACTTCATCAATAATATATTTAGTTTTTGGTTTAAAAAAAATGTATGGTAATGTGTCTGAATTAACTCTCCAATTTTTTCTAATAATTAGTTCATTTGGTATTTTATTAGTAATAACTTATCTTATATTGCAAATTAATTTACACAATAATTATTTAAAATTTGTAAAGAATTATGATTTCAAATATAATGAACTTAATTATAAAAATGATGAAAAAATAAACAAAGAAAAACTGCCATTATTTATAAAAATTAATTTAGAAAATTCATTAAAATTAAAAAGATTAATTTGATTTATACCTTTTATTCCATTATTTTTTAGCTTATTTAAGAAAAATAATGAATTTAAAATATCATTTAAGCATGCGTTATTATTTATTGATTTTGACTTAATTAAATCTGAATCAATAAACAATGATATATGAAAATCTTATATATCAAAATTCTAAAAATATGTTTTTTAAATATTTTATAAAAAAACGTTATATTTTAAATTTTAAAAATAAATAAATTTTTAAATAATAATATTCTAAAAAAAGCATCTATAAATTTTTTAGATACTTTTTTTATTTTTTTTTAAATAAAATATTTTTTTATTGTATAATAAATATGCTTTTATGTAAGCAAAACCAGGAGAAGTAGCTCAGCTTGGCAGAGCGCTACGTTTGGGACGTAGTGGTCGCAGGTTCAAATCCTGTCTTCTTCACCACGGGGGATTAGCTCATTTGGCTAGAGCACTTGCCTTGCACGCAAGGGGTGGTGGGTTCGAATCCCATATCCTCCACCATTTTATGGCGTTGTAGCTCAGTTGGTTAGAGCATTCGGTTCATACCCGAAAGGTCAAGAGTTCGACTCTCTTCGACGCTACCAATTTTATATGGAATACATTCTAACTGAAGGACCTATAGCTCAACGGTTAGAGCAACCGGCTCATAACCGGTTGGCTACTGGTTCGAATCCAGTTAGGTCCACCACGGGTGATTACCCAAGTCTGGCTGAAGGGACTAGTCTTGAAAACTAGCAGGGGCTTCACGGCCCGCGGGGGTTCGAATCCCTCATCACCCGCCATTTGTTCGAAAGAACACCTAAAAAACTTCACATCGCGGAGTGGAGAAGTTGGCATCTCACAAGGCTCATAACCTTGGGATCACTGGTTCGAGTCCAGTCTCCGCCACCAATATGGTCCAGTGGTAAAGTGGTTTAATACGTCTCCCTGTCACGGAGAAGATCGCGGGTTCAATTCCCGTCTGGACCGCCATAAGGCCCCATAGCTCAGCTGGTAGAGCAACGGATTGAAGCTCCGTGTGTCGCTGGTTCGATCCCGGCTGGGGCCACCATATATAGACTTCGATTACGAAGTTTTTTTATTTTTTTGTTTTATTTCTTTTGAATTTTTATTATTGAATTTAAAAGAAATAAAACAAAAATAAAATGCATTAATTTTTAATAATATTTAATAAAATATTATTATATAAATTTAACTTTATAAAAGGAGAGTATATGAATGCTGATGAATTAAAGAAAACGTTAAATATGCCTAAGACTGATTTTGAAATGAGAGCTAATTTAACTGTAAAGGAACCACTTTTTAGAGAAGAATGATTAAAAATAAACCTTTATAAAAAAGTATTAGAAAAGAATAAAAATAATGAAGCTTTTATATTACATGACGGCCCACCATATGCAAATGGTAGTATTCACATAGGACATGCTTTAAACAAAATATTAAAAGATATAATTATTCGTTATAAATCATTAAGAGGTTTTTATACTCCTTATGTCCCAGGTTGAGATACTCATGGATTACCGATTGAACATAAAATGTTAACTGAAATGAAAACTAATCATAAGAATATTAGTGCAGTTGAGTTAAGAAAAAAAGCTCATGAATATGCTTTAAGTCAAGTTGATCATCAAAAGAAACAATTTGAACAATTGCAAATGCTAACAGATTTTGAAAAGATTTATTTAACTTTAGATCCTAAATTTGAAGCAGATCAATTAAGATTATTCAAAAAAATGATTATGTCGGGTTTAGTTTATAAAGGCTTAAAACCAGTTTATTGATCACCTTCAAGTCAAACAGCATTAGCAGAAGCTGAAGTTGAGTATAAAGACGTTATAAGTCCTTCAATATACGTAGCCTTTAATATTGTTGATAATTTAATTAATAAAAGCATTAAATTAAATGATAAATTAGTAATATGAACTACAACACCTTGAACATTGTTAGCTAATTCAGGTATAGCGATTGGAGAGCAATTTGAATATGCACGTATCGAAAAAGATAATGTAGGTTATATTGTTGCAAAAGATCTAGTTGAAAAAATAATTAGTGAATTTAAATGAAATATTAATGAAATTAAAATAACAAATACTTTCAAAGCTAATGAACTTGTTGGAATTAAATATTTAGGTGTTCTTAATAACCTTGAGTGTCCAGTTGTTATTGGGCATCACGTAACACTAGAATCAGGTTCTGGATTAGTTCATATCGCTCCTTTATTTGGAGAAGATGACTTTTTAATTGGAAATAAAAATAGCCTTGAAATGATAATGCATGTTAAAGATGATGGTGTTATTAATGAATATGGTAAAACTTATGAAGGACAATTTTATGAAAAAGCAAATGATTTAATTTTTGTAGAATTAGAAGATAAAAAAGCTTTATTATCTAAAAGTTCAATTAAGCACTCATATCCACATGATTGAAGAACTCATAAACCAATTTTATTTAGAGGAACTCCACAATGATTTGTTTCTATAGACAAAATTAAACCTAATTTATTAAATGAACTTGATAAAATAAAAACTTATCCAGAATGAGCTAAAAAACGTTTGATAAATATGATAGCTGATAGAAATGATTGAACAATAAGTCGTCAAAGAACTTGAGGTGTTCCAATTATTGTTTTTTATGACAAAGATAATAAACCAGTTATAAAAGAGGACATATTTGATCATGTTATATCTTTAGTTGAAGAAAAAGGGACTGATATTTGATGAGAATTATCGGCTGATGAATTATTACCTGAAGAATATAAAAACTTAGGGTATACTAAAGAAATGTATATTATGGATGTTTGATTTGATTCAGGATCAACATCAATAGCTGTAGATATTATGGAAAATGCTTCTGTTCCTTATGATTTATATTTAGAAGGAAGTGACCAATATCGTGGTTGATTTAATTCTTCATTAATAAATAGCGTAGCATATACAAATAAAGCACCTTATAAACAAATTGTAAGTCATGGTTTTGTTCTTGATGCTAAAGGTGAAAAAATGTCTAAATCAAAAGGGAATGTTATTGACCCATTAAAAATAATTTCTAAATCAGGTTCTGACATTTTACGTTTATGAGTAGCTAATAGTGAGTATACAAATGATGTTACTATTGGTGATGAAATAATGAATCAAAATACAGAAGTTTATAGAAAAATAAGAAATACATTGAAATTCTTACTTGGAAATATTTCAGATTTTACTTATGATCCTTTATTAAAAAGATCAGGTGTACACTTATATATTAAGGAAAAGTTAGAAGAATTTAAATCACAAGTTTTACAAGCTTATGATGAATATAAATTTATTAATGTTGTTAAGTTAATAAATAATTATGTAGTTGATCTTTCTAGTTTTTACTTAAATATTTCTAAAGATATTTTGTATGTTGAAGCAAAAAAATCTATAAATAGACTAATGGTTCAAACTAATATATATGAAATAACCGATTTCTTAATAAAAGCTATAGCACCAATTTTACCTACAACAGCAGAAGATGCATACAAGCACTTTAATAAAGAAAATAAAAAAGAAAGCATTCATCTTGAATCACTTGAAGAAATAATTCAATTTGATTCTCAAATAATAGAGCAATGAAATGAATTTTTTGATTTAAGAGATAAAGTTAATATTCTTTTAGAAAATGCAATTAAAGAAGGAAAAATAAAAAGAACAAATGAAGCTAAATTAACATTATCAATAAATAGCGATTTTCTAAAAGAACTTGACTTAAAACAATTATTAATGGTTGGATTAATTGAATTTTCTAATGAAAATATAGTTTCTACTTTTGAATCAGTAAAATGTTTAAGATGCTGAAATCACTATATTCCAAATCAAATAAAAGATGATGTTTGTCAAATGTGTTATAAAGTTATAAATAATAAATAGTTGGTTTTATATGATAATAAAAATTAAAAATTATTTTGCAAATAAAAAGAAACACATTAAAGAAAATTGAAAGAAAATATTATTTAATTATTTAACATTTATTTCTACTTTTATAATTTTACTTATTGTTGATCAAGTAACAAAGCATACAATTTCTTCAATAGTTCCAGAAAACACTAAATATGATTATACTTTTATAGGTTTTTCATACACTCTACATAGAGGAATTACAATAATAAAAAATATTAATTCAGTTGGTTGAGTATTTCTTCATATATTAAGTATTGTTTTATTAATATTCTTATTTTTAACGCCTTTATTTATAAATAAGACTATCCCATTATTAGCTTTTGCAACAATAGCAGCAGGAGATTTAGGAAATTTTATTGATAGAATGATAGATTATCCAAACAATGGTGTAATAGATATTATTTATAGTCCATTTTTTGAAAAATGAGTAGGCAGAGATTTAGGTATTTTTAATTTTGCAGATACATATATTATTTCAGGTGGATTATTAATGCTTATTTATGTAATTTTTACCCAATTTTTATCAACCTCAAAAGAAGAAAAAGAAGAAGAATTAATACAATATGACTTAGTTATAGATCCTATTGTTTTAGAAACAATTAACAAAAATAATAAAAATAAATAATCTTAATACAAAAAAATCTTGCTTATGAAATATAAAGCAAGATTTTTTATATTAAAAAATAAAGTAACTTTTCTGTTACTTTATTAACTATTGATTTTCGTTATTTTCGTATCTATAATCAATGTAAGCTTTTATTACTTCTTTGTGATTTGTAGGATAAAGATTTTTTAAAAAAAATAAATAAAATTTCTTTTTTGTAGAAAATAACTGATTTAAAAGATAATTTGAGCATTTATTAGCAAATATTTTTGGAAAAAATAATAAACTAATTATTATATAACCAATAAATAATAATGTTGTTATTAAACCTAAAATACTAGGAACTATATTTTTAGTATTTTTATTTACTACATGAATAATTATATAAGATATTAAAGTAGAAAACAATAAAGCAAAGACAATTGCATAAGAAGTAAAAGTAGTTATAACAAGCGCTTTAAACCATTTTTTTTCTTTTTCTAAATTTATTTCACTATTTTTAATCATAATCTAGTTTTTCTTTCCGTTATCAATATTTGTTTTTAAAATAGATAAAAAAGCTTCTTGCGGCACTTCTACTGTACCTAACATTTTCATTTTCTTTTTACCAGCTTTTTGTTTATCTAATAATTTTTTATATCTAGATAAATCTGAAGCATGTAATTTTGCAGTAACATCTTTTCTATAAGCTTTTATAGTTTCTCTAGCTATTACTTTTCCGCCTATTGTTGCCTGAACAGGAACTTCAAAATTTTGTCTTGGAATAGCTTCTTTTAATCTTTTTGTCAAATCTCTAGCTTTTTCATATGCAGAATCTCTATGAGTAATAATTGAAAAAGCATCTATTTTATCGCCATTTAATAATATATCAACTTTTACTAAATCAGTTTCTTTATACCCTATTAATTCATATTCAAATGAAGCATAACCTTTAGATAAACTTTTTAATCTATCAAAAAAGTCAAAAACAATTTCACCTAGGGGCATTTCGTAAATCAATCTGCTTCTCTTATCATCAATATAATCTAAAGAAATATAGATACCTCTTTTATTTTGACATAAATCCATTATATTTCCAATATATTCATTTGGTAACATAATTGAGGCAGAAATGTAAGGTTCTTCAATTCTATCAATGTAATTCCTATCAGGTAATAGTGCTGGATTGCTTATATTTTCAACTGAACCGTTGGTTTTATATACGTGATATTCAACGCTAGGGCTTGTTGCAATAATTCCAACCTTATATTCTCTATTAAGTCTTTCTTGTAAAATTTCCATATGTAACATACCTAAGAAACCAACTCTAAAACCAAAACCTAAAGCTTTTGAAGTTTCTTGTTCTCAAGTTATTGAACTATCACTAAGACTAATTTTTTCTAAACTTTCTTTTAATTCCATATAATCTCTAGTATCAATTGGATAAAAACCAGTATATACTACAGGTTGTTTTTTCTTATAACCGGGTAATGCAATTTCAGCAGGTCTCTCAACAAGAGTTATTGTATCACCTACACTAACTTCTTTAGCATCTCTAATAGTAGCAGCTACATAACCAACTTCCCCAGCTTCTAATTTATCTTTTTTACTTTCTTTTGGATTACGAACACCTAATTCTATTACATGGTATTCTTTATTATTTGACATAAATTTAAATTTATCACCAACTTTTAAAACACCATCAAACACTCTTATAAGCATTATAACACCACGATATTCATCAAAATAAGAATCAAAAATTAAAGCTTTAAGTGGTTTTGAATCATCAGCGTTTAGAGGGGCAGGTATATATTCTTCAATAGCTTTTAAAACTGCTTCACAATTTAAACCAGTTTTTGCACTTATACATACAGCATTTTCAGTAGGTAACCCTATAACTGTTTCAATTTCATGTTTTGTTGCTTCAATATCAGCGCTAGGTAAATCAATTTTATTAATAATAGGAATTATAGTAAGATTATTTTCGAGAGCTAAATAAACATTAGCTAAAGTTTGTGCTTCTATTCCTTGAGTTGCGTCAACTAATAATAACGCACCTTCAGTAGCAGCAAGTGATCTTGAAACTTCATATGTAAAGTCAACATGTCCCGGTGTATCTATTAAGTGAAAAATATAATCTTTATATTTAATTTGTACAGCGTTTAACTTAATTGTAATTCCTCTTTCTCTTTCAAGATCCATTTGATCTAAAAATTGATCATCCATATCATGAGCACTTACAGTATTTGTTAATTCAAGTATTCTATCTGCTAAAGTGCTTTTTCCATGATCAATATGAGCGATTATTGAAAAATTTCTAATTTTATTTTTATCCATTCAAGCCACCTTTAATTATTTTTTATATTTAATATATTAAATATACCAAAAAATAAGAATATGAATATATAATTATAGTTATTATTTCAAAATATATTTATTATTGTTATGGAGGGTTAAATGTCAAAACAAATTATTAATGAAGGCCATACAAATATTTCTTACAAAGATTCTAATAAATTCATTCAAGAAAAGAAATTAACAGGATTTAATCATAAAATAAATTATGAAATATTAAATAAATTTGATTTTGTACCTAAATTAATTGAAAATAATGATAAAGAAAGTATATGAGAATTTATTGAAGGCAAACATCCTGATTTATCAAGTGAAAATTTAATAAAAATAGCTAAATTACTAAAAATACTTCATAATTCTAAGTTAAAGTTTCCTGCTTCTAATCATGCCTCAAGAGTAAAAAAATATTTGCAAATTATAAAAGAAAAAGGCATAAAAAAACAAGTTTTGAATGACTATTATAAGCAAATAACAACAACTTTGGCAAAAATGGATAAAAATATACCTAGTCACAATGATTTGTGATTAATGAACATTTTAGAAGATAAAAAAAATAAATTATTTATTTGTGACTGAGAATATGCCACAATGGGTGATAAAAATTTTGATCTTGCTTATTTTATAGAGAGTGCTAATTTAACAAGCGAACAAGAAGATGTTTTTCTTAATGAATATGACGATTACAATTATATTTATGTGTTAAGACATAAAATATTAGTAAATTATTTGGTAATCCTATGAGTTTTAGCTCAAGATGTTTTGCATTTTGATCCAAAACCATATGAAGAAAGAATTTATGTTTTAGATAAAGAATTAAAAGAGAGATTAAATAAAAAATAAGAGGATATAATGAATGAAAAAATAAAAGAATATCAAAGTATTTTAGACAATCTTTTAGATGTATCTCCAGGCGACACAACAATATTTACAAAAGTTAATAATAAATATTCTTTTGATTTTTATAGGCAGTTTGGTGAAAACAGCTTTGAAAAAGTTTTTAATAGCGCAAATTTTAACATTCCAATATTAGAAGTTAATTTGTTGAAAATTGCAGAAGATATTAAAAACAGTTTAACTCCTGAAGAAGTAGAATTAATTTGTGAAAACAATGATATCATTTTATCTCCTAATAAAATAAATAATTTACGCAAGGATTTTGAATCAACTAAAATTGACATTTTGGATAAGATTAAATCTAATTTTCAAAAACAATCATTAAAATGAAAATTATTTTTAAATAAAGCAGATGAAATTAATACTGAATCTAATATATGGCCTATGCATTTAGGTTTTATATTTATTAAGGTATCAATTGATAACAAAAGTATTTATGCGCCTTTGTTTTTAAAAGAAGTATATTTAGAGATTAAAAATGCTAGACCTCATTTAATATCAAATGGTGATATTAAAATAAACGAAAAATTATTATTTTTATTAAATAATGCAGGATTTGATTTAAAACTAAATGACAATATAAGTGATTGATCTATCAAGCAAGTTATGACTTATTTGAACACTATTTGGGAAAATATTTATGACTTTAATTTAGATATAAAATCTTCATTTATAAATTTAATACCTGAAGAAATTACTAATAATAAAATTGAATTTTATCCAGGTTTAGTTTTAGGACTTTTTCAACCATCTGGCGGATATGTTCGTAATAGAATGATGGAAATTATTAAAAATGATGAATTAAAGAAAATTTTTAAAGTTGAATTTAATAAAAATAAATATAAAGAAAGAGTTAATGAAGTAATATTTAATCCTAAAACCTCTATATTTAAAATTACACCAACAAATTTTAGTCAAGATAAAGCTATTGTAAGTAGTTTAAATCAAAATACCATAATTTGAGGCCCACCTGGAACAGGGAAAAGTCAGACAATTGTAAATTTGCTTACAAACATATTAGTTTTTGAAAAAACAGCATTAGTTTGTTCACAAAAGAAAGCTGCTTTAGAAGTAATAAGAAATAGAATGAATTCATTAAAGCAATTTTGCTTATTTATGTTAAATGATAAAAATATGAATAAAAAGGCCTTTTATGAGCCAATAAAAGAATATTTAACATATTTAGAAAATTATAATGAAAACCCGAGCTTAAAAGGTCAAAAAATATTAAGTGATGATGAATTAAAATTCATTAATAAAATAAATTCTTTTTACATTGATTCTAGATTCAACAAAGCTACTAAATTATTACCAAGTTTAGTAATAAATAATGAATTTATATCAGAAGAATTATTCAATAGTATTTTGAAATTAGAAAGCAATATAACATTTTTTGAAAATATGAATTTTTTAACTAAAAAAGCTATGAAAAAACATGTTTTAAAATTGAATAATGTTATATATAAGCCTTTTAATAAAACTAATAAAAAAATTAAAAAAATAATTAATAAAAATTATGAATGACTAAATAATTTTGAAGGTAATTTAAACAAAATATTAACTAATATAAAATCTTTTAAAAATGATGATTATACCTATATTAAAGGTATATTAGAGCTATTAATCAAAAATGAAAGCACAACTATAACTGATGAATCAATGTTAAAGAGTTACATTTCTAGAAATATAATTTCAAAAATAAATAATTTTACAGAAGATCAAAAAGAAATTTATACGGAATTTGCAGCAACAGTTAGATTAGCTAATTTATCTCCATATAAATTTATTAAAAAATTTTCTGAAATGATAAAAATATTGTTCCCAATAATTATTGTTACACCTGATGTAGATCTTTCTGTTTGAAAAAAAGAAGAATTAGATTACGCGATTTTAGATGAGTCAAGTCAAATTTTTATTGAAAAAGGATTACCAGTTCTTTATTTAGCGAAAAAGAAAATTTTAGCAGGTGATGACAAACAAATGAAACCAAGTAATTGATTTGGTATTAGGGTATCTGATAATGAAAGCATTTATGGCAATGTAGAATCATTGCTAGATTATGCGCAAAGTTTAGCTGTTTATAATATTTTGCTAGATAAAAATTATCGTTCAAATTATGCTTCTTTAATGACGTTTAGTAGTAAGCATTTTTATAATGAAACATTAGATGTTATTGATTCGCCAAATGATAATATAAATTTTAAGCCTATAGAAGTTATCGAGGCAAATGGTTTATGAGAAAACAATAAAAATGAAACAGAAGCTGCGATTGTAATTGATCAATTAAACAAAAATTTTGATTTATTTAATAAAATTATTTTGTTATGTTTCAACGCTAAACAACAAGACTATTTAACTACAATAATTTTTAAAGCTTATCCAAAGTTTGAAAAAGCAATTTTAGAAGGGAAACTTCTTTTAAGAAATATAGAAAATATTCAAGGTGATGAAGCAGACTTGGTAATAGCTTCTGTTGCTTACGATAGTTCAACATCTATCCATTCAACTTATGTAGGAAGACCTGGCGGAAAAAACGCTTTGAATGTAGCAATTAGTAGAGCTAAAGATAAAATGATTGTAGTAAAATCTATAAAATCAAGTGATATTTATACAGAAACAAATGAAGAATTAAAAATATTTAAAAAATGATTAGAATTTTTAGAATTGCCAGAAAGCGAACAAAAAGTTTATTCTAAAAACAAAACTATACTTAATAAAGAAAAAAATGAAAGCAGCTTATTTGATGAGATTAAGGAAACTATTGATTCTTTAATTGTTAATAAACCTTATTTAAAATTAAAAATAAATGAATCAATAGGAACATTAAGTGTTGATTTTGTTTTATATGTTAATAAAAAACCAGAAATTGTAATAATGATTGATAATTATGAGTATTCTGAAAATATTGGAAAATATTTAGAACAAAAAGATATATATAAGTTTATAAGAAGTAAAAATTATAAAGCTTATTTACTTGATAAAATTAAATGAGAATTTATAAAAGAAAATCTAATAAAAACTATAAGCAATTTTGAAGAAGAATTTAATGATTATTTTGAAGAATATGAGCATACTGAAAATGATAATAAAATAAAATTAGAAAATATGCGTAGAACTCTTGCTATTTCAAATTATGAAAGTTCAGAATTTGATGAAGACACAATTGAATTAGATAAAGAAACAAATATTATGAATCTAATCGAAATAAAAGAATAATTTCAAATTAAATGTGAGTTATAAATAATAATTTCACATTTTTTTATTAAAATGAAAAAATACCACAAATAGTTATTTACCAAAATGCCTTTTTTATAGTTAGAATTTAATACTATTTTTACTTTAAAAAAATTAATTATTTATTTGTTATATAATAAAAATACAACAAAAATGAGAGGTATAACATAAAAAATTAAATTTTTAGGCCTTGTTAGTCTTGCGACACCGTTAGTTTTTTATTGCTTCATGTAGTAAAAATGACAAAGAATATGACGAGTTTAAAATTTAAATATTATCAAGAATTAAAAATGAATTTAATAATGAGTATCAAGCTTTAAATAGTGAAAGTCCTACTTTTAAAAAAGATAATAAGATCAAAACAAATTCTAAGTTAAGCTATGAATTAAACAACGGAAAATTAAAACTATTTTTTAAGTTATATAAATATAATGCAAAAAGTAGCATTGTTTCTGATTTAATATACACACTAGAATTTGAAGTTAATGAAAATTCAGAAATTACTCCTTACGAAAAAGCAAAAACTTATAAAAAATTAGATAAATATGGTAATGAAATTACAACAAAAACTTATGAAAATGCATTAGTTTTAGCGTCAGGTATGACTGTAGAAAAATTGATACCAATTTTAACTTCTAATCTTAATGGAATAAAATATATTGATGAAATAAGTAATTTTGGTACATTAAAAGGTTCAAATGATGAGTCAAATAAATTATTTTGACATAAAAAAAATATTAGAACAAAAGATATATTAAATAACCCAACTATAGATAATAAAAATAGTTTGAATTATATAGATGCCGTTTATGAAGAATCAACTAAGATTTTAACTTTTAAATATACTATAAAATATTTTCCTTTAAAATTATTTACACAAAAAATTAACTTAGAAAACAATTCATTTAATTCTTCAACAACTGTAACTGAATTTAAAGAAATAGATAAAGTTAAACAAACAACAGAAACGAATTATAATTCAGAAGAAAATCCTAAAAAAACTGATGAAATTAGTATTTCTGACGAAAATAAAGCTTTAAGAATTTTAACATGAGAGGATGATGGATTTTCTGTATGAGGTACTGGAGCAATGTTTTCTATTGAGTTTAAAATTATATTTTAGATAATAACGCTTATATATTAAATTTAGTAAAAGAAGGATCAGAACCTAAAATAATTGTTCAAGCAACTACATCAATTAATTCATCAAATGCAAAAATTATTGATTTATTAATTAATGAAGGTTTAGAACCGAATACTAAATATTTAATAGAAATATTTAAAGATAATAAAAAAATAATATTTGAAAATTCAGAACAAAATTCTATTACTACTACAAATGAATAGTTTTATATTAAAAAAGTACGTTTTTAATTTAACACGTACTTTTTTAATATAAAAATGAGGCTTATGGCCTCATAAATTATTATTTTGCGTTATTTGCAATTTTTATTAATTGTGAAAATACTTCTGGTTGGTGAATAGCTAATTCTGATAACATTTTACGATTAATTGCAACATTTGCTCTTTTTAATCCATTAATGAATTTTGAATATGATACACCTTCAGCTCTAACGGCTGCATTTATACGAGCTATTCATAATTTTCTGTATTCTCTTTTAACTTGTTTTCTGTCTCTAAAAGCGTATGTTCAAGATTTAACAACTGCTTGTTTAGCAACTTTGTAACCTATTGACTTGTGTCCAAAGTATCCTTTAGCAAGTTTTATTCATTTCTTTCTTCTAGCTCTTGTAACTGTTCCACCTTTTACTCTCATGTTTCAATCCTTTCAAAATTTTAATTTAATTA from Mycoplasmopsis maculosa includes the following:
- the ileS gene encoding isoleucine--tRNA ligase — translated: MNADELKKTLNMPKTDFEMRANLTVKEPLFREEWLKINLYKKVLEKNKNNEAFILHDGPPYANGSIHIGHALNKILKDIIIRYKSLRGFYTPYVPGWDTHGLPIEHKMLTEMKTNHKNISAVELRKKAHEYALSQVDHQKKQFEQLQMLTDFEKIYLTLDPKFEADQLRLFKKMIMSGLVYKGLKPVYWSPSSQTALAEAEVEYKDVISPSIYVAFNIVDNLINKSIKLNDKLVIWTTTPWTLLANSGIAIGEQFEYARIEKDNVGYIVAKDLVEKIISEFKWNINEIKITNTFKANELVGIKYLGVLNNLECPVVIGHHVTLESGSGLVHIAPLFGEDDFLIGNKNSLEMIMHVKDDGVINEYGKTYEGQFYEKANDLIFVELEDKKALLSKSSIKHSYPHDWRTHKPILFRGTPQWFVSIDKIKPNLLNELDKIKTYPEWAKKRLINMIADRNDWTISRQRTWGVPIIVFYDKDNKPVIKEDIFDHVISLVEEKGTDIWWELSADELLPEEYKNLGYTKEMYIMDVWFDSGSTSIAVDIMENASVPYDLYLEGSDQYRGWFNSSLINSVAYTNKAPYKQIVSHGFVLDAKGEKMSKSKGNVIDPLKIISKSGSDILRLWVANSEYTNDVTIGDEIMNQNTEVYRKIRNTLKFLLGNISDFTYDPLLKRSGVHLYIKEKLEEFKSQVLQAYDEYKFINVVKLINNYVVDLSSFYLNISKDILYVEAKKSINRLMVQTNIYEITDFLIKAIAPILPTTAEDAYKHFNKENKKESIHLESLEEIIQFDSQIIEQWNEFFDLRDKVNILLENAIKEGKIKRTNEAKLTLSINSDFLKELDLKQLLMVGLIEFSNENIVSTFESVKCLRCWNHYIPNQIKDDVCQMCYKVINNK
- a CDS encoding signal peptidase II; the protein is MIIKIKNYFANKKKHIKENWKKILFNYLTFISTFIILLIVDQVTKHTISSIVPENTKYDYTFIGFSYTLHRGITIIKNINSVGWVFLHILSIVLLIFLFLTPLFINKTIPLLAFATIAAGDLGNFIDRMIDYPNNGVIDIIYSPFFEKWVGRDLGIFNFADTYIISGGLLMLIYVIFTQFLSTSKEEKEEELIQYDLVIDPIVLETINKNNKNK
- the lepA gene encoding translation elongation factor 4; this encodes MDKNKIRNFSIIAHIDHGKSTLADRILELTNTVSAHDMDDQFLDQMDLERERGITIKLNAVQIKYKDYIFHLIDTPGHVDFTYEVSRSLAATEGALLLVDATQGIEAQTLANVYLALENNLTIIPIINKIDLPSADIEATKHEIETVIGLPTENAVCISAKTGLNCEAVLKAIEEYIPAPLNADDSKPLKALIFDSYFDEYRGVIMLIRVFDGVLKVGDKFKFMSNNKEYHVIELGVRNPKESKKDKLEAGEVGYVAATIRDAKEVSVGDTITLVERPAEIALPGYKKKQPVVYTGFYPIDTRDYMELKESLEKISLSDSSITWEQETSKALGFGFRVGFLGMLHMEILQERLNREYKVGIIATSPSVEYHVYKTNGSVENISNPALLPDRNYIDRIEEPYISASIMLPNEYIGNIMDLCQNKRGIYISLDYIDDKRSRLIYEMPLGEIVFDFFDRLKSLSKGYASFEYELIGYKETDLVKVDILLNGDKIDAFSIITHRDSAYEKARDLTKRLKEAIPRQNFEVPVQATIGGKVIARETIKAYRKDVTAKLHASDLSRYKKLLDKQKAGKKKMKMLGTVEVPQEAFLSILKTNIDNGKKN
- a CDS encoding phosphotransferase, with the translated sequence MSKQIINEGHTNISYKDSNKFIQEKKLTGFNHKINYEILNKFDFVPKLIENNDKESIWEFIEGKHPDLSSENLIKIAKLLKILHNSKLKFPASNHASRVKKYLQIIKEKGIKKQVLNDYYKQITTTLAKMDKNIPSHNDLWLMNILEDKKNKLFICDWEYATMGDKNFDLAYFIESANLTSEQEDVFLNEYDDYNYIYVLRHKILVNYLVILWVLAQDVLHFDPKPYEERIYVLDKELKERLNKK